The DNA sequence TGGGGCAGGCCGAGGGCGACGAGCACGCCGACGGGCCGCGCGGCCATCGCGGCCACGTCGCTCAGGGCGGCGGTCACGGCGCGGTAGCCCGCCTCGTCGAAGCTGATCCAGGAGCGCCGGAAGTGCACGTCCTCGAGGAAGGCGTCGGTGCTCACCACCCAGCCGGATTCGAGCACCGCACAGTCGTCCCCGGAACCCACCAGCACCTCCGCCCCGGGCGGCGGTCCGGCTGCCTGGAAGGACCGAATCAGGTCGAACTCGCCGCCCGGTCCCAGCGAGCTCAACGAGAGGCCTCCTGGTCGAAGATGACGAAGGGCAGACCGAGACGGCTCTTCGGATCCGGTTGACGCCGGACGGCGGCCGCAAGGCGGGCGATGACGTCGCCCGGCACCAGTCCCGGACCCTCGCTCCCGAGCGCGGCCGCGACCCCGGTCAGGTGCAGCGCCAGCCCGCCTGCCACCGATGGGTCGCACCCCTGCGCCATCAGCGAGCCCGCGACTCCGCTCAGCACGTCCCCCATCCCCGCCGCGGCCAGATCGGAGCTCCCGAGCCCGCCAACCAGGAGCCGCTTTTCGGGGGTGGCTACGACCGACGGGTTGCCCTTCAGCAACACCGTGCACGACCACGCCGCCGCCCGGTCGAGAGCCAGTTCGTGCGGAAGACCGGGGAGGTCGTCGGCGGCGGCCACGAGCCTCCTCATCTCTCCCCGGTGCGGCGTCACCAGCACGGGTCGAGCGCGCCCCAGGTCGCCCAGGGCCGGGCCCGCCCCCGACGCCACCAGGTTCAGGGCGTCGGCGTCGAGCAGCACCGGGGCATCGCCGGATGCCTCCAGAACAGCCTCAAGGGCGCCGGCGGCCTTTGCAGCGACCCCCAGCCCGGGACCGGCCACGACCGCGGTCGATGCCATCGCTGCCCGGGCGAGCGCGCCACGGTCGGCCATGTCCACGAACACCGCTTCCGGGACGGCGCCCTGGAGCACGGGCCTATTGGCCGCGGAGCTCGCGATGCGCACGTATCCCGCCCCGGCCCGCAGTGCCGCCCGCGCGGCCATGATCGCCGCGCCCGCCATCCCCGGCGCGCCCGCCAACAGGAGCAGCGAGCCGACCTGGTGCTTGTGCGTATCGGCAGGACGAACCGGCATCGCGTCCCGCGCCCACCCGGGCGTCACCACGCGCGCCCGGAAGGTTGCGGGAGGCACCGGTG is a window from the Gammaproteobacteria bacterium genome containing:
- a CDS encoding NAD(P)H-hydrate dehydratase; this encodes MTGNRGASSRGRRGRSRILFGDPDVHAPTGSEAASFDRFAIDRLGVPGRTLIENAGRSAALVLERIFARGSVVVFAGSGNNGGDGLALARALAGWGRPVTVVRASAKAPDARLLHEWRLPTLDAGDEGARGEIARAAGSAGVLVDAVLGTGISGAPRTPQARILEGMNRAARPLVSLDIPSGVDADTGAVPGEAARADVTVAFGWPKLGSLLQPGRAHAGRLVAVEIGFPPVPPATFRARVVTPGWARDAMPVRPADTHKHQVGSLLLLAGAPGMAGAAIMAARAALRAGAGYVRIASSAANRPVLQGAVPEAVFVDMADRGALARAAMASTAVVAGPGLGVAAKAAGALEAVLEASGDAPVLLDADALNLVASGAGPALGDLGRARPVLVTPHRGEMRRLVAAADDLPGLPHELALDRAAAWSCTVLLKGNPSVVATPEKRLLVGGLGSSDLAAAGMGDVLSGVAGSLMAQGCDPSVAGGLALHLTGVAAALGSEGPGLVPGDVIARLAAAVRRQPDPKSRLGLPFVIFDQEASR